The following are from one region of the Kwoniella dendrophila CBS 6074 chromosome 6, complete sequence genome:
- a CDS encoding 40S ribosomal protein S1 — MAVGKNKRLSKGKKGIKKKVVDPFSRKEWYDIKAPSFFENRNAGKTLVNRTQGLKNANDSLKGRVVELSLADLNNDQEQGFRKIKLKVEDVSGKNCLTSFYGMDFTTDKVRSVVRKWQSLIEAHVDVKTTDGYLLRLFSIGFTKRQFNQVKKTTYAQSSQVREIRGKMIEIMKREAEGSDLKELVQKFVPESIGREIEKAAKGIYPLHNVYVRKCKIIKAPKIDASKLLEQHGEATDVNTGAKVVKQGEFVEPEVLESV, encoded by the exons ATGGCTGTCGGAAAAAACAAGAGGTTGTCCAAAGGAAAAAAGggaatcaagaagaaggttgtaGACCCCTTCTCCCGAAAAG aATGGTACGACATTAAAGCTCCATCATTCTTCGAAAACCGAAATGCCGGTAAAACCCTTGTAAACCGAACACAAGGTCTTA AAAACGCCAACGACTCCCTTAAAGGACGAGTTGTCGAACTTTCTCTTGCTGATCTTAACAATGACCAAGAGCAAGGTTTCCgaaagatcaagttgaaggtTGAGGATGTATCT GGTAAAAACTGTTTAACTTCATTCTACGGTATGGACTTCACCACCGATAAAGTTAGATCAGTAGTTAGAAAATGGCAATCATTAATTGAAGCACATGTTGATGTTAAAACAACTGATGGTTACTTGTTAAGATTATTCTCTATTGGTTTCACCAAAAGACAATTCAACCAAGTTAAAAAGACAACATATGCTCAATCATCCCAAGTTAGAGAAATCAGAGgaaaaatgattgaaatcatgaaaagagaagctgaaggttcAGACTTGAAAGAATTAGTACAAAAATTCGTTCCTGAATCAATCGGTAGAGAAATCGAGAAAGCTgctaaa GGCATCTACCCACTTCACAACGTTTACGTTCGAAAATGTAAGATCATCAAAGCTCCTAAGATTGATGCTTCAAAACTTCTCGAACAACACGGTGAAGCTACCGATGTTAACACCGGTGCCAAAGTAGTTAAACAAGGAGAGTTTGTTGAACCCGAAGTTCTCGAGTCCGTATAA